One Ananas comosus cultivar F153 linkage group 1, ASM154086v1, whole genome shotgun sequence DNA window includes the following coding sequences:
- the LOC109721651 gene encoding uncharacterized protein LOC109721651 gives MWNFASNAIAGSLGKKLISKKCCTANPDCSDDDCSSCASREEGLECPICWESFNIVENVPYVLWCGHTMCKNCILGLQWAVIKFPTVPLQLPFFISCPWCNILSFRFVYKGNLTFPRKNYFLLWMVEGMNGERAKSQPSIRGDHHPAWPSNARTTLGSTGYFNQAQRASHAGTSDSNGRRVDLVGNLFNGERIQASFRKSLAFLVHLTAKFPLVIIFLLIVLYAIPASAAVLVLYILVTVLFALPSFLILYFAYPSLDWLVREIFT, from the coding sequence ATGTGGAACTTTGCATCAAATGCCATTGCGGGAAGCTTAGGGAAAAAGCTGATTTCAAAAAAGTGCTGCACTGCTAACCCCGACTGCTCCGACGATGACTGTTCTTCGTGTGCCAGCCGAGAAGAAGGCCTCGAATGCCCAATATGCTGGGAATCCTTTAACATTGTCGAGAACGTGCCGTATGTCTTATGGTGTGGCCACACCATGTGCAAGAATTGCATCTTAGGGCTTCAATGGGCTGTAATCAAGTTCCCGACAGTACCCCTCCAGCTTCCTTTCTTCATTTCCTGCCCATGGTGCAACATCTTGTCGTTCCGCTTTGTTTACAAAGGCAATCTAACCTTCCCTCGCAAGAACTACTTCCTTCTCTGGATGGTCGAGGGGATGAATGGCGAGCGGGCAAAATCCCAGCCATCGATTCGCGGCGACCACCATCCCGCGTGGCCTTCTAATGCCCGTACGACCCTTGGAAGCACTGGGTACTTCAATCAAGCCCAAAGAGCTTCACATGCAGGAACCTCCGACTCCAACGGACGCCGTGTGGACCTCGTCGGAAATCTCTTCAACGGAGAGAGGATTCAAGCTTCCTTTCGCAAGTCGCTGGCGTTCTTAGTTCACTTGACCGCGAAGTTCCCGCTTGTAATCATCTTCCTCCTCATAGTCTTATATGCAATTCCCGCGAGTGCTGCAGTTCTAGTCTTGTACATCCTAGTGACCGTCCTGTTCGCTTTGCCGTCCtttctaatattatatttcgCATATCCTAGCCTTGATTGGCTTGTTAGAGAGATTTTCACATAG